CCCGCTGGGCCCTGGGCTTCCACTATGCCCGCTGGGGGCTTAGGACCCGGAAGGAGGTGGAGGAGGTGGTGGAGGGTTTCCTCAGGCGGGGCCTTCCCCTTAAGGCGGTGCACCTGGACATCGATTACATGCGGGGATACCGGGTCTTCACCGTGGACGAAGGGCGCTTTCCCGACCTTGCCGGCATGGTGCGGGCCTTCGGGGAGAGGGGGGTGCGCACGGTGCTCATCCTGGACCCCGGGGTGAAGGCGGAAAAGGGTTTTACCCCCTATGAGGAGGGTCTAAGGGAGGGGGTGTTCTGCCGTTTGCCCTCGGGGGAGGTTTTCCTGGGACCCGTCTGGCCGGGGCTTAGCGCTTTCCCGGATTTCACCGACCCCAGGGGCCGCGCTTGGTGGGGGGAGAGGCTTAAGGGGTTTTTGGACATGGGGATTTCCGGCTTCTGGTTGGACATGAACGAGCCCGCCCTCTTCGCCGCCTGGGGGGAGCCCATCTTTCCTAGGAGCGTGCGCCACAGCCTCGAGGGCCAAGGGGGGGACCACGCCCTAGCCCACAACCTCTATGGTTTCCTCATGGCCCGGGCCAGCTTTGAGGGGTTTCGGAAACACGCCCCTCATCGCCGGCCCTTCCTCCTCACCCGCGCGGGTTTTGCCGGAGTCCAGGGCTACGCCTGGGCCTGGACCGGGGATGTGGAGAGCACCTGGGAGGGCCTAAAGGCTACCCTCCGGGCCCTCTTGGGGCTTTCCCTTTCCGGGGTGTACTGGGTGGGCTCGGACATCGGGGGCTTTAGCGGGAACCCTTCCCCCGAGCTTTACCTGCGCTGGTTCCAGCTGGCGGCCTTCACCCCCTTTTTCCGCCTCCACTCCGCCCGCTGGACCAGGCGCCGGGAGCCCTGGCGGTTTGGGGAGGAGGTCTTGGATGGGGTGCGCTGGGCCATGGCGCAGCGGGAGAGGCTTCTGCCCTACCTGTACACCCTGGCCCACCGGGCAAGCCAAAAGGGGCTTCCCCTCCTCAGGCCCCTCTTCCTGCAAGGAGGCCAGCCCGATGGGGCTGGCCTTGAGGAGGCCTTCCTCTTGGGAAGCGACCTTCTGGTGGCCCCAGTCCTGGAGGAGGGGGCCAGGGCCAAGCGGGTGCCCTTGCCGGGGGGCGGGTGGTACCCCTTTGGGGAGGACCGGATCCTGCAGGGGCCAAAGTGGGTGGAGCTTCCCGCTCCCTTAAAGCGGATTCCCCTTTTGGTGCGGGCCGGCTCCATCCTGCCCCTCTTGGAGGAAGGGGGGCTTTCCCTGCACCTCTACCCAGAGGAGGGAGGGGCGGAAGGCGGCCTGTACTGGGACGAGGGGGATGGGGAAGGGCCTTATAGGTTGGACCGGTTCCGCCTGTTTCCGGTGGAGGGAGGCTACCGCCTCCTTTGGGAAGGGGAGGGGGAGTACCCCTGGCCTTGGGAGGGGGTTGGCCTGAGGCTCTTTGGCAGGAGGCTTTGGGGGGCTTGGGTGGAGGGGAAGGTGTTCCCTTGCCAGGGAGAACGGGTCCTCCTGCCCCCCTTTCGGGAGGCCCTTTTGGAGGTGGAGGGATGAGGTTGGAAAGAGCTTGGTTTTTGGCCCATGAGGCGAGGACCCCTGCGGAGCTTCCCCAGGCCGGCTGGCGGGAGGTGGCCCTTCCCCACCAGTGGACCCTCGAGGGCCTGGAGGCGGAGGTGGGCTGGTACCGGTTCTCCCTTCCCGAGGGGGGCTCGAGGCGGTTTTTCCGCTCCCTTGGGGACTATTACCAGGAGGCTTGGGTGGATGGCACCTACCTGGGGCGGCACGAGGGGTACTTCTTCCCCTGGCTTAAGGAGCTTCCCCCTGGGCGGGAGCTTCTCCTCCGGGTCTCGGCCCCCAAGGAGCCCTTGGGGGTCTGGCCCCGGTTTAAGCGGCAGATCAAAGGGGTCTTTGGGCAGCACGACTGCCGGCCTGGGGGGACCACGGAGCGGGGCCAGGAGCGGGGAACGGGGGGCCTTTGGGGCGGGGTGGAGGTTTGGATGCGGGAGGAGGTGGCCCTTTTGGGCCTTACCCACCGTCTCCTTCCCCGGCCGGGGGGTTGGCGGCTATGGGTGCGCCTTCTTGTGGATGCCCTGAGGCCCTACCGCGAGGAGGTGATCCTCAGGATCCTCCCCGAGAACTTTCCTGGGGAGGCCTTGGAGAAAAGGCTGGTCCTGGAGGGGGAAGGGGGGCGAAGGTGGCAGGAGGGGGTCTGGGACCTGCCCGAGATGCCCCTGTGGGAGGTGTGGGAGCGGGGGTTCCCCCATCTTTTCCGCCTGGAGGCGGAGCTCCTGGGGGCAAGCCTCAGCGCTCCTCTCGGCTTCCGCACCGTGGAGCTGGACGGGGAGGGGTGGCTTCTTTTGAACGGGAGGAGGCTTTTCCTGAGGGGGACCAACATCATCCCCACCCAGTGGCTTTCCGGCTACACCGAGGCCCTGGCCCAAAAGGACGTGGCCCTCCTCAAGGAGGCCCACCTGAACGCCGTTCGGGTCCACGCCCACCTGACCCACCCCGCCTTCTACCGGGCCTGCGATCAGGAGGGGATCCTGGTATGGCAGGACTTCCCCTTGCAGTGGGGGTACGCCCCTGACGAGGCCTTCGCCCAGGAGGCCTTGCGCCAGGCGAGGGCCATGGTGGAGGTTTTAGGGGCCCATCCCTCCCTTTACCTCTGGTGCGCCCAGAACGAGCCCACCCATAACTGCCACGCCCTGGGCCCCCTCCTGGCCGCTGCCCTTAGGGCCGAGGACCCCACCCGCCCAGTAAAGGAAGCCTCCGACTTTCGCGAGCACCCCTACCCCGGGTGGTACTGGGGGCACATGCGGGACTTCCTGGCCCTTCCCGGGGCTCCCCTTCCCTCCGAGTTCGGGGCCCAGGCCCTGCCCCGGCCAGCGCTGTTGCGCCGGGTCCTGGGGGAGGCTGCCTGGCCTCCCCGGTGGGAGGTCTACGCCTACCACAACTTCCAGCCCCACGAGACCTTCCGGGTGGCGGGGGTGGAGGTGGGGGAGTCCCTGGAGGCGTTTGTGGAGAACTCCCAAGCCTACCAGGCCAGGCTTTTGGAGTTTGCCATCCACGCCTATCGGCGGGGAAAGGGGAGGGTGGCGGGCTACTTCCAGTTCATGTTTGTGGAGCCCTGGGAGGGGATCACCTGGGCGGTGGTGGACGTGGAGCGGGTGCCCAAGAAGGGCTATCACGCCCTGAAGGAGGCCAGCAGCCCGGTCCTCCTCTCCCTGGTCCCCTACCGGGAAAGGGTGGAGGTGGGAGGACCGCCTTTGCAGGAGGCCTGGCTCATAAGCGACCTGGACCGGCCCCTGAGGCTTAAGGTGCGCCTTTTCCTGGAGGGCCCCGTCCACCTCCCCCTATACGAGGAGGAGGTGGCCTTGGCCCCTGGGGAGGCCCGGCGGTTTTTCAGCCTGGGGGAGCTTTGGGAAAGCCCCCTCGAGGTCCAGGCCCGCTACCTCCCCCTCCAGGAGGCCTTAAGGCGGCTTTCCCCGGGTACCTACCGTCTGGTGGGGGAGGCTTACGAGGGGGAAAGGCTCTGGTCCCGCCATGTCCTCGAGGTGGCGTATCTGGAGCCTATCCTGCCCCTGGGGGTAGCCTGGTGATCCCAGCCCACATGGCCTATGCCCTGGGTGCCCTGGGCCTAACCCTGCCGGGCCAGACCTTTGGCACCTACCTGGCCTTCTACTACCTGGACCACCTGGGCCTGGCCGCCAGCGCCTTCGCCCTAGCCCGCCTGGTCTTTTCCGCGTGGGATGCGGTGAACGATCCCCTTTTCGGCTACCTCTCCGACCGCACCCGGACCCCCTGGGGCCGGAGGCGGCCTTGGCTTTTCCTGGGGCTTCCCCTGTTGCTTTTGGCCTTCTACCTCACCTTCAACGTTCCCGGGCCCTTCCGCCAAGGGCCTGGCCTCTTCTGGTACTGCCTTGGGGTCATCCTCTTCTTCGAGACCTTCGCCGCCCTCACCTGGGTGAACCACGCGGCCCTCTTTCCCGAGCTCTTCAGGGGCCAGGAGGAGCGGGCCCGGGCCAATGCCTGGCGCCAGGGGTTTTACTTCCTGGGCCTGGCGGTGAGCATCGCCCTGACCCCCTTGGTCTACACCGCCTTGGGTTTTCCCGGCATGGCCCTCCTCTATGGGGCCAGCGGGGGAGCGTTGCTCCTCCTCTTCCTCCTTTCCATCCGGGAAGACCCTAAGGCCCAGCTGGCCAAGCCCCTTCCCTTCATCCCCGCCTTCCGCTACACCCTGGGGGACCAGGCCTTTTGGCTCTACTCCCTGGCCGCCTTGTTCCTCCTCTTCGCGGTGGGGCTTTTCGGGGCGGCCATGCCCTTTTACGCCAAGTACGCCTTGGGCCTAGGGCCTGAGGCCACCTCCCTGCTCTTCGCCTCGGTGCTCCTGGCGGCCTTGCCCTCGGTCTTCCTCTGGGCCCGGCTGTCAGGGGCCTTGGGCCCCAAGGGAGCCTGGCTCCTGGCCATTGCCCTCCTGGCCCTGGGGGCCCTTCTCCTCCTTCTGCCCCGCACCCTTCTCCAGGCCCTGCCCGTGGGCCTCCTCATCGGGATGGGGTTTGGCGGGGTGCTGGTCTTGGGGGATGTCCTGCTGGCAGAGGTGATCGACCGGGACGCCCAGCTTACGGGAAGGAGGCGGGAAGGGGTCTACTATAGCGTCTACGGGTTCATCAACCGGCTTTCCGGACCCCTGCAGGCCTTTTCCTTCGCCCTCCTCACCCCCCTTTTCGGGTACGTGAGCGGGGAGGCCCCGGGGCCCGACCCGGGGGGTGCCTTCCGCTTCCTTATGGCGGTGCCTCCCTTTGTGGCGGCCCTGTTGGCCTTGGGGCTGGCCTTGCGGTTTCCCTACGGGGCCAAGGGGTAGAATGCCGGGGGCAGGAGGCAGCTTTCCAGGAGGGCTGGGCCATGCGGTTAGCGTTTGGGGATCCTTCTCGGGGAAGTTCCCTGGAGGTGGCGGTCACGGCGGCTTCCTCGGAGCCGGTTTCGGGAGGGTACCTCTTGAGGGGAAGGGAGGTGCGGGCCTTTCCCCCTTTGAGGGGGGTCCAGTTTTTCCGCCACGGCTGGCAGAGTTGGAGCCTGTCCGCTTGGGTGGACCCACGGGAGCCGCCCAAGCCCCTTTTCCCCAAGGAGCGCCGCCCTCAGGCGGATGATCCCTTCCTCCTGGAAGCCGCGGACTGGGGGAAGGCCTGGTGGGGAAGCGGCCTTGGGGCCTTGCGCTTTCCCGAGGGCCAGGTCCTCCTTGTTGGGGCCCTGGACCCAGGGGCCCGGGTCTTGGGGCGGGAGGAGGTGCTCCTAGGGCGGTACGCCTCGGGGGAGGGGCGCTGGTTTTTGGCCTACGGGCTCGAGGAAGAGGCCTTTGCCGCTTATGCCCGGTACCTTCCCCGCCGCCTTTCCGGCAGGCCCCCCAGGGTGTGGTGCTCCTGGTATAGCTTCTACAACCGGATCCACGAGGCCTTGCTCCTAAAGGTGCTGGAGGAGGTGGCTGGGCTTCCCTTTGAGGTCTTCCAGATCGACGACGGCTGGCAGCGGGCCCTGGGGGACTGGGAGCCAAACCCCCGCTTCCCCCGGGGGATGGCCTTTTTGGCGGAGAGGATCCGGGAGAAGGGCTTGAGGGCTGGGTTATGGTTGGCCCCCTTCCTGGTGACAGCGGATAGTCCCCTAGGACGCGCCCACCCCGAGTGGATCCTGAGGGATGGGGAAGGAAGGCCCATTCCCGCTGGCTTCAACTGGGGGAGGCCCCTTTACGCCCTGGACTCCGGGAACGAGGAGGTCTTGGAGCATGTGGCCGCTTTGGTGCGCAGGGTGCGGGAATGGGGTTACGAGTACCTGAAGCTGGATTTCCTCTACGCCGCTGCCCTTCCCGGGGCGGAGGGGGAGGTGCGGTACCGTAAGGCCATGGAGCGGATCCGGGAAGAGGCGGGGGAGGCCTACCTCCTCTTCTGCGGCGCCCCCATCCTGGCCTCCTTGGGGCTTGCCGATGGCCTGAGGGTGGGTCCGGATGCCGCTCCTTACTGGGACAACGAGGACCGCTCCTTCTGGCTACAGGACCCCACGGGCCCGGGGCTAAGGAATGCCCTCCGCACCACCTTGCACCGGCTTTGGCTTCGGGGAAACGTCCAGGTGGACCCGG
This region of Thermus neutrinimicus genomic DNA includes:
- a CDS encoding glycoside hydrolase family 2 TIM barrel-domain containing protein; translated protein: MRLERAWFLAHEARTPAELPQAGWREVALPHQWTLEGLEAEVGWYRFSLPEGGSRRFFRSLGDYYQEAWVDGTYLGRHEGYFFPWLKELPPGRELLLRVSAPKEPLGVWPRFKRQIKGVFGQHDCRPGGTTERGQERGTGGLWGGVEVWMREEVALLGLTHRLLPRPGGWRLWVRLLVDALRPYREEVILRILPENFPGEALEKRLVLEGEGGRRWQEGVWDLPEMPLWEVWERGFPHLFRLEAELLGASLSAPLGFRTVELDGEGWLLLNGRRLFLRGTNIIPTQWLSGYTEALAQKDVALLKEAHLNAVRVHAHLTHPAFYRACDQEGILVWQDFPLQWGYAPDEAFAQEALRQARAMVEVLGAHPSLYLWCAQNEPTHNCHALGPLLAAALRAEDPTRPVKEASDFREHPYPGWYWGHMRDFLALPGAPLPSEFGAQALPRPALLRRVLGEAAWPPRWEVYAYHNFQPHETFRVAGVEVGESLEAFVENSQAYQARLLEFAIHAYRRGKGRVAGYFQFMFVEPWEGITWAVVDVERVPKKGYHALKEASSPVLLSLVPYRERVEVGGPPLQEAWLISDLDRPLRLKVRLFLEGPVHLPLYEEEVALAPGEARRFFSLGELWESPLEVQARYLPLQEALRRLSPGTYRLVGEAYEGERLWSRHVLEVAYLEPILPLGVAW
- a CDS encoding glycoside hydrolase family 31 protein produces the protein MAALLGPGILLLAIQYARRRDRWEPKAPLPPWQGVGKPLGLTAIPGGVRVRFQGAELEAVFLGEDHLRLTWFPNEAVPSYALTEAGETSSFELEDQEGGYLLKTPRLALAVGEEGLTLWDGAGRLLWQETYPERSGRAWRHRVRLLPEERVLGLGERAYPLDRRGGVFRFWNQDPGGSYGSGEDPLYLSVPLWLSLKPAGECLAFYENSADGFADLRGGEALVGFLGGTFRYHLIPGPLEEALARYVRLTGLPPLPPRWALGFHYARWGLRTRKEVEEVVEGFLRRGLPLKAVHLDIDYMRGYRVFTVDEGRFPDLAGMVRAFGERGVRTVLILDPGVKAEKGFTPYEEGLREGVFCRLPSGEVFLGPVWPGLSAFPDFTDPRGRAWWGERLKGFLDMGISGFWLDMNEPALFAAWGEPIFPRSVRHSLEGQGGDHALAHNLYGFLMARASFEGFRKHAPHRRPFLLTRAGFAGVQGYAWAWTGDVESTWEGLKATLRALLGLSLSGVYWVGSDIGGFSGNPSPELYLRWFQLAAFTPFFRLHSARWTRRREPWRFGEEVLDGVRWAMAQRERLLPYLYTLAHRASQKGLPLLRPLFLQGGQPDGAGLEEAFLLGSDLLVAPVLEEGARAKRVPLPGGGWYPFGEDRILQGPKWVELPAPLKRIPLLVRAGSILPLLEEGGLSLHLYPEEGGAEGGLYWDEGDGEGPYRLDRFRLFPVEGGYRLLWEGEGEYPWPWEGVGLRLFGRRLWGAWVEGKVFPCQGERVLLPPFREALLEVEG
- a CDS encoding glycoside hydrolase family 36 protein, producing MRLAFGDPSRGSSLEVAVTAASSEPVSGGYLLRGREVRAFPPLRGVQFFRHGWQSWSLSAWVDPREPPKPLFPKERRPQADDPFLLEAADWGKAWWGSGLGALRFPEGQVLLVGALDPGARVLGREEVLLGRYASGEGRWFLAYGLEEEAFAAYARYLPRRLSGRPPRVWCSWYSFYNRIHEALLLKVLEEVAGLPFEVFQIDDGWQRALGDWEPNPRFPRGMAFLAERIREKGLRAGLWLAPFLVTADSPLGRAHPEWILRDGEGRPIPAGFNWGRPLYALDSGNEEVLEHVAALVRRVREWGYEYLKLDFLYAAALPGAEGEVRYRKAMERIREEAGEAYLLFCGAPILASLGLADGLRVGPDAAPYWDNEDRSFWLQDPTGPGLRNALRTTLHRLWLRGNVQVDPDVAFFRSRFSLLSPEEMRLQEAMGEITGFKATSDPPSWLSPGERERLLAFLGRDKEVEFLGPYRFRVEEEVLDYAFLL
- a CDS encoding MFS transporter, producing MPAHMAYALGALGLTLPGQTFGTYLAFYYLDHLGLAASAFALARLVFSAWDAVNDPLFGYLSDRTRTPWGRRRPWLFLGLPLLLLAFYLTFNVPGPFRQGPGLFWYCLGVILFFETFAALTWVNHAALFPELFRGQEERARANAWRQGFYFLGLAVSIALTPLVYTALGFPGMALLYGASGGALLLLFLLSIREDPKAQLAKPLPFIPAFRYTLGDQAFWLYSLAALFLLFAVGLFGAAMPFYAKYALGLGPEATSLLFASVLLAALPSVFLWARLSGALGPKGAWLLAIALLALGALLLLLPRTLLQALPVGLLIGMGFGGVLVLGDVLLAEVIDRDAQLTGRRREGVYYSVYGFINRLSGPLQAFSFALLTPLFGYVSGEAPGPDPGGAFRFLMAVPPFVAALLALGLALRFPYGAKG